One Takifugu flavidus isolate HTHZ2018 chromosome 3, ASM371156v2, whole genome shotgun sequence genomic window, AGAAACGTGACCGATGTCCGCTAATTATGAGCTCCACATTTCGGAAGGTACTTGTGGGATATTTTAAAGTTCTCTGACCGTAAACGCGGCTCACACAGTCGTTATAAACGGTTTATTATCACCCGCAGGCGCTCCAAGCGGACAAACCGTCCGAGTCCGCTCCGAAACTCGATCTTCTGTCAAGCTCGGCGTGATGAGCAAGACTTCCGGCAGTGAgtttcaaaacaaaagtcaggaaactgagcgcttccGGTTTTTCACAGGAACGCTTTAAAAATTTTGCTCCGTCTCAAAATCAAAACGTTCAAGTTTGTATGCAATATTATATTGTATAGTTTTATTTATATCAAGTAAAAAATAAGTAGCTGTTGTCCTTGTTGAACATTGtaatcaaagcaacaaaaaactTTACGGTGACTTTTTACGGTTTATAGTTGAAACAatagatatatataaaaaaaaacatatgcgCGCATGATGGGGGATTGATTTACTTTATAcgttcctgttttattttgaaaactggGTTTTCTTAACGTCCCGCAGTAACCAATTTGAATGACTTCACACTGATGACAAACACGTTGCAAATGTAACTTTTCCAATTTAATGGCTGGATAATCTTTCCAGAAGTCTGTCCTATTATAGAGTTGATTGAGACAAAGATCAGCTCTGGTCTGTCGATGCCTGAAAAAAAGTCTGCCATACTGCAATGACAGACTCCTTACATCATGTTCGacaatatttaatattcatATGTGTGATACGACCACGAATAAACAGATTAAGCTGCCACAGTAAATCAATTTGAAGCATTAAATTGCTTCATCGCCATCTTGTCTTCTTCTTTAATCATTCGATGCACTCTGCAGGGCACTTGGCATCATTGCAACCCGAACAACTAATTGCTTGTTGGCCCATTTGGCAACTTGCCCCAACAGTTATTTGAAATAACTGAGGGGTAACAACATTTAATAGCACACTTGCGTGCGCGTATTGCATTATgtatctttattattattattgaccgGCTGCAGGATCCACTATCATTTGATTCCTGTATTTTCTACGTTTGTCTTGACGCACTGAACTAAACTTATTGAATAAGGCGAGTAAAAcgaaaatatttatatttaattgaatggtgctttaaagatttaaaagtcagaaaaaaatcaaggGCGCTCAATAATATTAATCTCTTGGAACAATTTGCAATATTCAATTAACTTAAATATataattgtatttatttcaaataGTGTGTACTTTTAtttctggttttcttttttcgaTCGCTGCAGTTTTACCAAATATCCACCAGAGGGAAGCAGAGGCGCTGCATCCAGGCAAAAGCAAACGAACCCAAATCACTGTAGGTGGATCCAGCTCTGAACTAGGATGAAGAATCGATCCACCGATTTCACCGATACATGTAGTCATCATCGCCGGGATGTCTGACTCGAAGCAAAACGAATCACAGAAAAGGTATTCGATTATATTCGAATCTACAAACGTATGTGACTTTTTAGGAACATTTATTGTTCCGTTATGGTGTAAGATTTTAATAGTAGCGCTATTATTAGAAGCCACTTTCGTTCATCATTCGCTGCTTAATTAGCGTCATTTGTTGCTCGGACGAGCCAGATTAAGCGAATCATTGCTGCGAAAATGTAAAATATCCTTTGTTTTCGCAGTGCCAAAATAGCAGCCGgggctgtggtgtgtgttgagaGCGAAATAAGAGGAGACGTTACCATTGGTGGGTGAAGCTATTTAAAAGGTTTTCATGTGTGAGTGCTggtgcatttattttattagttgtttgtttgtttgttttaaaatattcattgcATTTTTACTTTTTCAGGAGCTAGAACGGTGGTCCACCCCAAAGCAAGAATCATAGCAGAAGCGGGGCCTATCGTCATTGGAGAGGGAAACCTAATAGAGGAGCAGGTCCTCATTATTAACAGGTACGGCTGACACAGCCACATTTCAAATTAGACAActctttttgttttcatcttGTCTTTGCctgctgttttcctccatcAGTTATCCAGAGAACATCAAACCAGACATGGAGGACGTGGAGCCCAAAACCATGGTCATCGGAACCAATAATGTGTTTGAAGTTGGATGTGGTATCCTTTTTAACCTACAAACAGTGCTGCAGCTATTTATCACTCCAAAACAAACCTGATCAGAGCGATAATACCCacgtccaccagagggcgcagTCGGGTTGGTAGTATCGAATCTGTAATCCTTACAAATGGCGACACCAGTTTCTCAAGCTTTAAAAATCGGAGACAACAATGTGATTGAGGCTAAAGGTGAGCATTTGCATTAATATACAATGTACGTTATGGAAAAATCTACTGTTGAATCTGAACCCTTTTGCATGTCACTCAGCTGTTTTGCATCTTTTGGCTCCCAGCCGATCTTGGCAGGAACGTGATCCTCACCAGCGGCTGCATCGTTGGCGCGTGCTGCCAGGTCAACACGTGCGAGGTCATGCCAGAGAACACGGTGGTGTACGGCTCCAGCGGTATCAGGCGCGTCCAGAACGAGAAGCCCCAGGTCAAGACTCCGCTCACATTTGCTATCAGCTCTGAAATTCTGATTGATATTTAATGACTGGACCATTTCCCGCCTTTTAGCCTCAGACTCTGCAGCTGGACTTCCTGATGAAGATCCTGCCCAACTACCATCATCTGAAGAAGACgggaaaaggaagcagcacGCCTGTGAGAAACTGAAGACATCTGAACTCACATTTCTGTCCCAAGTGTAGCGCTGCTCCACTATTTTTGCACattaaaactacaaaaaaaagcaCTCTGAGAGCtcagacctctgccaagcaggTCACCTCCCTGCATATCGTGACTTTAGTCCAATAGTATAGTTATGTGACACTGTAGCTCACTTCaggatcaaagccccttggctttgTTCCTTTTACGATCAAGGGTCAAAGAAGCCAGAACATCACCAAGATGTAATCATCATTTTTCCTGACCCTTGATCAGCCTTTCTTGAAATTTTCATGAAAATCCATTTCTATCTTTTTTAGTTATTTCACTAAGATGAACGTCAGCTatcacataacctccttggcagaggtaacAATATTACTGTCAGTCACACCCGCTAATATATGTATAACTAATCCAATCATGAGGCAATAAAATTGGCTCTTATTCTTCCGAGTGGTGTTTGATAATTTGACAGTGTGGCCACAAGGTGGAGCCAGCGAGCAGCTGTCTGCTCTTTGTTCTTCTGGCGTTTCATCTAAAATAGCGCTGATAAGAATACATCTGAAAATCACATTTCCACCTTTCTTTCTAAATATAGGTGTGATGTCGCTTTGTGAGCTAAAATTATTCCCTATGAATGATGAGAATCTTTCAGATTCTTACCTCCAATTAATCCTGGTGAGGTTTAATTGGATGTTAAGTGGATTAGCTTGAATGCTAATTGACTGGTTTGCTTGCATTTGGAGGAGAAAGGCTGAATTGAATCTCTAGACAACTAAAACTGTAAACAGTGGGGCCATCAAACTGCAGTGGGTGTGGCCCCCATCTCCCCCAGTCATTACCATCACTGGTGCCATACCAGTCCTCCGTCCTGGGACTGGGGAACTGTCCCTGATGCCTGCTTCATTATTTTAACTAGCATGGGTGTGGCGGCTCCAGAGTCCCGTGGGTGGCGCCATCTTCTGTCTGCACGACCTTCGACGTGCACGTGGTGGGCGGTGCAGCATCCTGTAATACTGAAATTTAAAGAAAAGCCTGATGCCaaatggagctgcagcctcGGTTAAACTTGTGAAACCGCTCCAAGTTCGCTCAGTCTGGAGTTTATTGGATTGTAGACActggtggggatggggggggctgcagggcaGCTCCCTGCAGGGGTCACGCAGCTGGTGTCGCACTCTGCCAATACTCATCCAGTCCTGTCACGGCGGCGTCCGTATCAGCCAGGAAGGCTAATTATTTCAGCAGCGGAGCACAGCAGGGGCCATGTTTCGGCCCGTTTTCACTCTGTGATTCCCTCCCGCCGGCAGACCGCCATCATCTTATTTTGGGGGCAGTTGCCAAACGCGTTGGTTTACTTTAACATGACGAGGGAGACAGATGCCGGGTGCAGTTGGACACAAGTGCAGAGTGACATGGATCTCACAGGGAGGCAGGAGTGGGGTTTTAATCCACGGCGGGCTTTAAGGGAGGCAAAACGGTTGTGATGATAGCGACGCATGGCAGGAATTTGAGAGGAAGTTCAAATGTTCTGTTCTATATTTGGATGTGGTTATTTATACTGTTCCCTTTACTGTACTGTACTTAAATCAGTCAGCCTCTGCAGCCTCGGCGACACAGCACAGTGGAATTTTTAGCCCAATTGGCGCCAAAAATTGGAATCTGGGCTATTCAGCGATGTCTATTATGCTGCCCACCACCAAAAACAGACTCAAATCAGCTGATTTTCCCTCCATCCAGAGATTCTGTAAGCAAACTGTATGAGTCAGACTCCCAATCAGCTCTCCGTCGCTCCCGACGATGTAGCCACAGTCGGTCGTGGTCGAGCAGGTCACCGGTGACTCCAAGAGGATAAAAGCTTTCTGACAGCTGACCTTTGCATCCAGGTCCACTCCAGCAAGAAGTGAAATCTGACCTATAGGCTGCTGATTTAATTTATTCACATCGGGGACACTGACAACACCATGtgcagtgattttttttctcgtTTTTTTTTAGCAACGATAGCGGCGTGTAAACACCATAGCAGCGTGCGATCATTGAGCCTTGCTACacttctattattattattggtttAACAAAGGAAGGGTTGTCTCTCTGTGCCTCTCTTGGTCACAGATTATGAGCTGTTGTGTCTCATATTTTTATAAATTGGAGTGCCCCCCCATGGCGTGCTACTGTTCTAAATTCTCTGGACCCTGTGACACTGCCCCTGATGGTGGACGGCAGTAtgactgctgctgtcactccaATTTCTAAAACGTTAgcttaattatttttttttacagtaggAGGAATTGGTGTCGTCTATTTTAATTCAAACTTTCAGATATTTGGGGGAAAGGTTACCTTGCAGTTGCTACGCCAGGCCTAGCGTAGTAACCGTGGGCATGCTAGCATACATCGTTAGACTGCTGGACTGTTTATACGTGCTGACGGTGTTTAATCATTAAAGGCAGAAGTAGAGGTGAGGCGCTGAGTTTTAGTTTAACTTTTTATTGGTTTAGCTTCACAACGAAGGCACTTTTATGTACTCCTCTTTGACCTGTTTGAAGTCCAATCAACAGGTATGTTCCATTCTTTCGAGTCTGAGTCAATATTTGTGAGGGCAACAAagcttctctctgctgtttccatggtttAACCATGGGTTTCTAACTGGCCCGGCTTTTGTTCTCGGTACGGCCCCCTTGTGACTTTTGAGATTTAACACATGACCAAACACCAGAATGAAACATTGGGTTCTACATCACTGCTCAGAAATGCAACCACAACACTTCCTACCGAGTAAATGTAAGgtagtaaaagaaaaaaaaaaatcatgttttgatGGAAATGCCTTTTATGCAGCCGGAACAAAGCGTTAAAGGCCTGATGTGAAGCTCAATCCACCGGTAAATATTGCTCCAAAATCTTGTCAGACTGAGAATTTGGTTGCAAAGGAGGTTCGTAAACCGGTGAGCCGGGGAACGTAAAGCACCAGGCCTCCGATGACCAATTAGAGCGGGTCGGTCTGACCGCAAATTGCTCGTTGGCCATCCTCGAGGAAGATCAGAGGCCACCGAGCGTCAGGAAGGGAGGAACAGTATGTATCAGTAAGTCAAAGGAATGGAATGGCCTGGCTCGGAGCCCAAAGAGGGCCACTTACCCCGCATCACTCATGAGGCTGAAGCGTGGCGCCCTGCCAGAAccagagctgctgtcatgtCTACGCACAGGCCTGCTTGTTTTTACAGACGACCTCTTGATAGATGGCAACATTGTTCCCCCTCTGCCTTTTTCGCTGTTTTTGAGGAAGCTAGCAGCCGTGGAGAACAGCGGTGGGGCTCTGATATCGAGTGGGCAGACTGAAAGACTCGTCTTTGACTCCGCGGGCCGCAGGAgtcctccctgggggggggcCGCCTCTGGTCGATACATCGGCATTGTGTCATGACAGATTGTTTTTCCGAGGCTCATATCGCGCTGGCCTTTTAGATATGAGTCAGTGATCCAGAAGATGATGTGGAATAATCTGATTTCTGTCTCAATCTCCAGCGCTGCCTTTGTTTCAGCAGAGGTTGGAGTCATCAAAGGCCTCTTCACCCAGCAACCAGATAGCTTTGGAAATGTCTCATTTGTAAGACAAAATACAATTTTGTTACATACCTCTTTATTATTGTGTGATCTTTATTGTCAAAACAATATAGAATGGCTGCTAAGCTAACATATTTTGATGTTCAAAATAATTGGATGCAACTGGCATGTGATCGAGTTGCTTGGGTATTGAGCCAAAATCAAGCATAAAATTGGTGAGCACAGCCGAAGAGAGAAAGCCGTGCTACATGTTTAGGTATTAGCGATGCTAATTAAGTTTGGGGAATAAACATGGCGTCAAAAGCAGCGATGctaacagaaaaacaatttgGTCATTGggaagagcaggagcaggcCGTAGGACGGCTCCTGAGCCACGAAGCGTCCTTCACCCATGTGCTTTTGCTCACGCTACAACAGCAAAGCCAGCCAAGCGTGACCCACCAAAGGTTCCATCAGACAGAAGTGGAACTGGTaccaacagtaaaaaaaaagccctACGGGAACACTTAAATGTGAAGCCCTCCTCGGCTCGTTTGTGGATATCATCCTGGCCATTACCCAGAATGCTCTTCTTTGTGTCTCCGTCACCTCGAACTAAAATATCACGGCTCCTTCAACCCGTCGAGCCAAAACGGTGACGTCTCCCGAGCGCGGCGCTATCTTCGCGTGAGACTGGACCATGTCAACGCTGGTTGACGTGTTACCGGGGACTTTGTGTCCAGTGCGCACCCCCGCTGTCCACTGTGTGTCTCTGCACGTGCGtgtttatggtgtgtgtgtatgtgtgtgtgcgctttcctttctccctccctctctgagcATCAGACCACACAGCTCAGCCCTGAAACCTGTCAAACACAGCTGGGAcatctcccccccccagccccgccacctcctcccacacttaccctcctctctgccttcctaccccaccccccctccttctgtctCCCCAGACTCCAGCAGGAAGCTTTGATACAGGAGTGTTAAGCAGCGAGggaacatttccatttttatctTCTTCAAGACTCcgggaccccccctcccccactccacATCTCAAACTGCCTCTCATCAGCATAAAAGATtctgccttttctcttcctcaACGTCGAGGCTTCAGATGCTGCATAATTGATACAGACATGATCTGGGAGGGGAAAGAGCACGAATCCCTTTGACCGATCCGCCGCGGCTTCCCCCcccttttgttgcttttgaGGTGCAGGTTCAGCAAAAACCACCCGCTCCTTGTTTTGCACTGTCTGTCATAAAACGCTAGCTAGCCGTCCTGCGCAATAAATGTCAGCCGACATATAGTTAAAGTCTCGGCTGCTGTCAGCTTGTGAACTTTTCAACATGAGGTACAAAGGAAGGCAGTtgctcaaaataaatgttttgagATGTGTtcatggatggggggtgggggcgcacTGAAGTCTGGCTCGTCACCTGATCGCTGCTTTTAAGGCTGGTTTGCAACTCACACTGTAGAAGATAATAGGTGTGCTGCGAAAATTCTGTTTGCTCATCCTTTGTGCTGTTGAGACATCGGTTCCTCAGCTCCAGGGCGCGGCTTTTCCCCTACTCCGGCGTCGTAAATCCTCTTGCTCGCATGGCCATTGCATTTGAGATCTTGAGCCACGCACAGGTGACCTCGCCTTTACCTGCAGCATCCGGTGGTTGCAAAATCCAGACACAAGAGTGATGTCAGAGGAGAAATATTTCTGCCTGAAAGCACTAAACTACTCACGAGGCCTTGATGTTATGAGTCAAGGACTAGCCAGAATTTGTTAAGCACACTAATAATAGCCTGTTTCCTCGGCTAGCTGCCGATGAAAGATTGTGCCGAGTACTGCAATTTAAGGGCTGGAGAGAAACATTGCAGAGTCAAAGAAAACCTCGTGATGCCAGATTTACGAGGGGAGGCAATGGCATAGAACGCAGCTACCTTCAAGGGTAAAAAGTCCACAGGCTGGGACATAAAAATGAAGTAATCACTGTGAATATTGGTTAAAATGACAGGAACTTGGTGGGAAGCAGCAATGCTGAACGTTCCTGATTGGCCATTTCTGCAAACACACTAAAAATCTGACAACTACTGTAGTTTTACTGGAGTTGGAACTTTGCGTTGTAATGCTAGTCCagctacttttcttttttctcataAAAACCCAAGCGACAACCTTTAAGAAGAGAAACTATTATCCTCTGAAAATACAGGGACACCGAGTCTTTAATGTTTTCATTAAGCTAAGTTTGCCATTATGGATCTGTTCTGTAATCAGTGTGGCTTCTCTATCATTTTTAGTTAATATTACAGCCAGGTCAGGTGACCAATTGTTACTGATCACATTGGGAAGACTGACAGCATGACTTTCAGAATCATGTCTATCTACAGAAATAAGCAATGTTGTTGCACATTTTTTGAAATTCCAGACATTTTTAAGCAACCACATTCAAGTTCCATCCTTTTTCGGGGGGGTTATTTTTTATAGTTTTCCATGGCAGGTAGTTGATGTCGCCAAATACAACGAGGTTACGTTTTTTAAGTTGATCATACTAAAAACACATTACTGTGATAAAATCATAAATTGATCAGTTTAAACATTTCAAAGCATTAATCATTCAAAACCCCTCTTTTCGGTGGCACAgtccaatgctaatgctaacagccgAGGCTAATTGTCGCCACAATTCCGCCGGGTTCACATGCTAATCGGAAAAATCTAAACGCAACAACGGAAAACACGTGTGGTGGTCgttgcttatttatttacacatccAAAACTATATTAACTGTGTTGTGTGGAAGAATGTGGAAGTCCAAATAGGTAAACTAAACAGATTGTTTTATGATTGTTTCAtctttgtttcctcctcagtggGTTATGTTCCACTTTGTCCTTTCTCTGAACTTTAccgctttttcctcttttcttctacattaaaggttaaaggtcgcCGAATAAATCAAAAGGCCCGGCATTTTCCTCCACCACACTAAATTGTCCCGGAATAATCGTTTTATCCGTGACAGAAACGGGAAGTATCGAGTAGATAAAATCCGATTTTGAAGTTATAAATTCCTACTCCCGGGTCGGAGGGGAACGCATCGTCACTTAAAATGGCTCCCCCAGGTGGAGGGGGGAATCTAAGGGGCTACAAAACGCGAACAAACCGCCGGACTCCACGGTGGGGGGCCACAAAACCCCAGTGAGGAATGCTGCAGCACTAAAATAACACccagctggtccagctggtGATCGGCACTGATTTCTCCCCCCCCAAACGCGACGGCTCTCAGCAGCACTTGATAAAACTTGCCCAGCGGACGGGCGCATCCCAGCGGTTACCCCACCCTGGAaacccctccctcatccctccccgacgcggagaagagaggagagaagttTGCCTGCGGCGCAGTCCGCCCGATCGCTTAATTCCATTCAGCGACAGGAGCCCTCCGGAGCTGCTTTTACCGGGGAATGGCGAGGAATATCTGACCGCCCTGAAACCACCGCGCACGGCCGACTTTTCCGCCACTTTGCGTCTATTCGACCGAGACATTTAATTGATGTAGCCAAAGTGTCCGGGAGCTCGGGACAGTTGGACAGCGGCGGACTGTTGGTCTGTCGGCGGTCTTTGTACAAGA contains:
- the LOC130522977 gene encoding dynactin subunit 6-like; translated protein: MSDSKQNESQKSAKIAAGAVVCVESEIRGDVTIGARTVVHPKARIIAEAGPIVIGEGNLIEEQVLIINSYPENIKPDMEDVEPKTMVIGTNNVFEVGCVSQALKIGDNNVIEAKADLGRNVILTSGCIVGACCQVNTCEVMPENTVVYGSSGIRRVQNEKPQPQTLQLDFLMKILPNYHHLKKTGKGSSTPVRN